In one window of Hyla sarda isolate aHylSar1 chromosome 1, aHylSar1.hap1, whole genome shotgun sequence DNA:
- the LOC130310060 gene encoding uncharacterized protein LOC130310060 isoform X2 gives MRCTCDTGAEYPESIVLTIVSTVSSLLEAGILYIVYKSMEIQALKRSICGITCQTWLLTFGWMTCIGNMITPLIQDSAMLNDSYLAVLSSTVIYGGISVATQLYPGSRDRRCRRLTTTVLSGTILLANISRLSCKMTALYTCRSKYCTQSSRITLTILEWVVLVCSCISQILLYWDFPVLTTTSKRNMIEAESVLSVDPLTVPLLDGELEDQQDDVTPDETSTCDFVTVDLYSAEDTIPSD, from the exons TGACACTGGAGCAGAATATCCAGAATCCATCGTGTTGACTATAGTGTCCACCGTATCTTCTCTGCTAG AGGCCGGGATTTTGTACATAGTCTACAAATCAATGGAGATCCAGGCCCTGAAGAGAAGCATTTGTGGAATCACCTGCCAAACATGGCTGCTGACATTTGGATGGATGACGTGTATCGGGAACATGATAACCCCATTGATACAG GATTCAGCAATGCTCAATGATAGCTACCTGGCAGTTTTATCCAGTACCGTCATATACGGTGGTATATCTGTGGCAACTCAGCTATACCCAGGCTCCAGGGACCGCAGATGTAGGCGCCTTACCACCACGGTGCTGTCAGGGACCATCTTGCTGGCTAACATTAGCC GGCTATCCTGTAAAATGACGGCATTATATACCTGTAGAAGCAAGTACTGCACACAG tCTTCCCGAATTACTCTGACCATCCTGGAGTGGGTCGTATTGGTCTGCTCCTGTATAAGCCAGATACTGCTGTATTGGGACTTCCCG GTTCTTACTACAACATCTAAGAGGAACATGATAGAAGCTGAGAGCGTCCTGAGTGTTGATCCCTTGACAGTGCCTCTATTAGATGGAGAACTAGAGGATCAACAAGATGACGTGACGCCAGATGAAACATCTACATGTGACTTTGTTACAGTAGACCTATATTCAGCAGAGGACACAATACCATCAGACTAG